A window of the Cannabis sativa cultivar Pink pepper isolate KNU-18-1 chromosome X, ASM2916894v1, whole genome shotgun sequence genome harbors these coding sequences:
- the LOC133032474 gene encoding high mobility group B protein 6-like, with protein sequence MLAAHYPAIGNHKIRAKSGRKPLQPRNFLQNPATLLDQCSTAKPKPKQQERLHVDASSAAALVVEHSPPPPPPPTKKEAQQMIIAPAKIGSFDASLAEELSAMRKRLERLRLDGERTERILKERDAVLDSEMKDLEKRGEIQKSMENEVDRLYRLKQLHSQSLRFSSIPSLREKERAKISEYKNEDTEESTSSKKEEQQ encoded by the exons ATGCTCGCGGCTCACTATCCAGCCATCGGAAACCATAAAATCCGGGCCAAGAGTGGCCGGAAGCCTCTCCAGCCGAGGAACTTTCTCCAAAACCCAGCGACCCTACTAGATCAATGCAGTACTGCCAAGCCCAAGCCAAAACAACAAGAACGCCTCCATGTGGATGCTTCTTCGGCGGCAGCGTTGGTGGTGGAACATTCACCTCCGCCTCCTCCTCCTCCAACGAAGAAAGAGGCTCAGCAGATGATTATAGCTCCGGCGAAGATCGGATCATTCGATGCGTCTCTGGCAGAGGAGCTGAGTGCGATGAGGAAGAGGCTGGAGCGGCTGAGATTAGATGGGGAGAGAACGGAGAGGATTCTAAAGGAGAGGGATGCGGTTTTGGATTCGGAGATGAAGGATCTAGAAAAGAGAGGAGAGATCCAGAAGAGTATGGAGAACGAAGTTGATCGATTGTATAGGCTGAAGCAGCTCCATTCTCAGTCCTTGAGGTTTTCTTCAATTCCATCTCTTAGAGAGAAGGAACGTGCGAAGATCTcg GAATACAAAAATGAGGATACAGAAGAATCCACCTCATCCAAGAAGGAGGAACAACAGTGA